One segment of bacterium HR11 DNA contains the following:
- the arsC gene encoding Glutaredoxin arsenate reductase, producing MTRRVLFLCTENSARSQMAEGLLRHLGGPAFEVYSAGTRPSAVHLLTVRVMQEVGIDIRDQYAKSVEAFRDMAFDVVVTLCDGARETCPVLPGAPLQLHWDIPDPRAVEGSEDERLAAFRRARDLIRARIRETFGV from the coding sequence ATGACCCGACGGGTCCTCTTCCTGTGTACGGAGAACTCGGCCCGGTCCCAGATGGCCGAGGGCCTCTTGCGCCACCTGGGCGGGCCCGCCTTTGAGGTCTACAGCGCCGGGACGCGGCCCTCGGCCGTGCATCTCCTGACGGTCCGGGTCATGCAGGAAGTCGGTATCGACATCCGAGACCAGTACGCCAAGTCGGTCGAGGCCTTCCGAGACATGGCCTTTGACGTCGTCGTGACCCTGTGCGACGGGGCGCGGGAGACGTGCCCGGTCCTGCCGGGCGCTCCGCTCCAGCTCCACTGGGACATCCCGGACCCCCGGGCCGTCGAGGGCTCGGAAGACGAGCGGCTCGCCGCCTTTCGGCGCGCCCGGGACCTCATCCGGGCCCGGATTCGGGAGACCTTCGGCGTGTGA